The genomic interval CATGGGCGGCATCGTCGCCCTCTCCAGCCTCGCCGGGATCATGTCCCCGCTGGTGCTCGGCTTCACCGTCGGCGGTGCAGGCGCCAGCCCGGCCGACGGCTATGACGCCGGCTTCGCCGTGATCGGCCTGATGATCGCCATCGGCGCCGTCATCGCCACGATCTTCATCCGCCCCGACCGCGACCTCGTCAAGATCAACGACTGGGCCGCCGTGCACGGGGACCTGAGTCAGAAGAACGACACCGAGAAGGCAGGCGACCGATGAGCGCACAGCCCCTCCAGGGTGTGCGCGTGATCGACTTCGGTCAGTTCATCGCCGCCCCGGCCGCAACCCAGATGCTCGCCGACATGGGCGCAGAGGTCATCAAGATCGAATCCCCGTCCGGTGACGCAGCCCGCTCCATCGGCGTCCACGGCGAGGCGATGATCAACGCCTTCAACCGCGGCAAGCGCAGCATCGTCCTCGACCTGAAGAGCGACGAGGGCCTCGACATCGCCAAGCGCCTGATCGCCTCGGCCGACATCGTCGTGCAGAACATGCGTCCCGGCGTGATGGCCTCCTTCGGCCTCGACGGACCGACCCTGCTCGCCGCGCACCCCCACCTCGTCTACGCGGGCATCTCGGCGTTCGGCACCACGGGGCCGTCGAAGATGCGGGCAGGGCTCGACATCACCGCGCAGGCCGAGAGCGGCCTGATGCACATGACCGGCGAGCCCGACCGCGACCCGCAGAAGGTGGGAGCACAGATCGTCGATGCGGCGACCGCGTACGCCGCAGCCGCCGCAGTGCTCGGGGCGTACATCAGCCGCCTGCGCACCGGCCGCGGCGACATCGTCGAGACGTCGCTGCTCGAGGTCGCCATGCACATGCAGGCGCCTATGATCGGCGCGTTCCTCGCGAACGGCGTCGAGCCCAAGCGGGTCGGCAGCGGCCAGCCCACGGTGGCGCCGGCCGCAGACATCATCACCACGGCTGACGGCGCCTTCATCCTCTCCGCGTACTCGCAGGCGCACTTCGCCCGGCTGTGCACCCTCATCGACCGCGCGGACATGATCGACGATGAGCGCTTCGCCACCAACGGCGCGCGCGTGCGCAACCGCCCCGCCCTGCTCAGCGAGCTGCGTCACGCGTTCGCCGCGCACACCACCTCGTCGGCGCTGGAGCTGCTCACCTCGAACGGCCTGGTGGCCGGACGCATCAGCACCTACACGGATCTGACCCACAGTGACGATGTGAAGGCCACCGGCATCCTGATCGACACGCACGGCGCGCTCGGTGCCATCGGCACGGTCGGCACGCCGTACAGCATCGGCACCGCGTCACCCCGCAGCTCCGCCGGAGCGCCCGCTCTCGGCGAGCACACCGCCGAGATCCTCGCCGAACTCGGCGTCAGCCTCGCTGACGCCCCAGAACTCTCGATCGTCGGGGCCAGTGCTCCCGTCGCAGCCAAGTAAGGAAACAGCACCATGCAACGCACCATCTTCAACGAGGACCACGACGCGTTCCGCGACGCCGTTCGCGACTTCATGCGCAGCGAGGTCGTGCCTCACATCGACGACTGGGAGAAGGCCGGCGCGGTACCGCGCGAGGTCTTCGAGAAGACGGCAGAACTCGGCATCAACGGCCTGCAGATCCCCGAGGAGTTCGGCGGCGGCGGCATGGACAGCTTCCTGTTCAACATGATCGCGTTCGAGGAGATCGGCTACGCCGCAGCATCCCTCGGCGGACTGCAGGTGCACCTGAACACCGTGCTGCCGTACTTCCTGGAGTACTGCAACGACGAGCAGCGCCAGCGCTGGTTCCCCGGCTTCGCGGACGGATCGCTGATCGCCTCGATCGCGATGACCGAACCCGGCACCGGCTCCGACCTGGCAGGCATGAAGACCACCGCCGTCCGCGACGGCGACGACTTCATCCTCAACGGCTCGAAGACCTTCATCACCGGCGGCATCAACGCCGACCTGGTCATCGTCGCCGCGCGCACCGCGCACAGCGACACCGACCGTCGTCACGGGCTCACCCTGCTGGTCGTCGAGGACGGCATGCCAGGCTTCGAGCGCGGCCGCAACCTCGAGAAGCTCGGTCTGAAGTCGTCCGACACCGCCGAGCTGTCCTTCCAGGACGTGCGCGTGCCGGCGGCGAACGTACTCGGCGAGGTCGACAAGGGCTTCAGCATGCTGGGCAACAACCTTTCGCAGGAGCGCCTGTCGATCGCGATCACCGCGCAGGCCACGGCAACCGCAGCTCACCGTCTGACGATCGACTATGTCAATGAGCGTCTGGTGTTCGGCAAGCCGGTCGCGCACTTCCAGAACACGAAGTTCGTCCTCGCCGACATCGCCACGCAGCTTCAGGCGGGGCAGAGCATGATCGACCAGGCCGTGCTGGCCCTCGACGACGGCACCCTCACCCCGGCCGACGCCGCGATGGTGAAGCTCTTCGTCACCGAGGCGCAAGGCAAGATCGTCGACCAGTGCCTGCAGCTGCACGGCGGCTACGGCTACATGCGCGAGTACGCGATCGCCCGTCTGTATGCGGATGCCCGCGTGAGCCGCATCTTCGGCGGCACCAACGAGGTCATGAAGGTCGTCATCGCGAAGTCGCTGGGTCTCTGACATGCGCATCGCGAACATCCACGTCGTCGTCACCGGCGGTGCGTCCGGTCTTGGCCTGGCGACCGTCGAGCGACTGCACCGCAGCGGTGCGACCGTCACGATCTTCGACCTGCCGGGGTCTGCCGGTGCGGAGGTCGTGGAACGACTGGGCGAGCGCGTGCGATTCGCCGCTGTCGACATCACCGACGAGCAGCAGGTCGCCACGGCCTTCGAAGACGCGGCCGCCGCCTCGCCGCTGCGCGGGCTGGTGCACTGCGCCGGCCGCGGCAAGCCGATGCGCATTCTCGACCGCGACGGCAACGCCGCGGCGATGGGCGACTTCGCCGGCGTCGTCGAGCTCAATGTGATGGGCACCTTCAACGTGCTGCGCTTCGCGGCTCAGCACATGGCGAAGAACGAGCCGCTGGACGGCGACCGCGGCGTGGTCGTGCTCACCGCCAGCGTCGCCGCATACGAGGGCCAGATCGGGCAGATCAACTACGCCGCCTCCAAGGCCGCCATCGTCGGCATGACCCTGCCCGCCGCGCGCGACCTCGCCAAGGTCGGCATCCGCGTCTGTACGATCGCACCGGGCACTTTCGCCACGCCGCTGCTGCTGAACGCCGGCCGCCCCGACATCGTCGACGCGCTTGCCGCGTCGATCCCACACCCGAGTCGCCTCGGCGACCCCGACGAGTTCGCTTCGCTCGCCGAGCACATCATCTCCAACGGGATGCTGAACGGCGAGACGATCCGCATCGACGGCGCCATCCGCATGGCGCCGCGCTGATCAGCCGCGAACCGACGACGCGAACACGAAGAAGGAAGACAACAACATGCGTGATGCAGTCATCGCCATGGCCGTGCGCAGCCCCATCGGCCGCCGCAAGGGCTCCCTGGCCGGCATCCACTCCGTCGACCTGTCGGCGGCCGTGCTGAACGCCATCGTCGAGAAGGCGGGCATCGACCCCGGCACCGTCGACGACGTGATGTGGGGCTGCGTCGGCCAGGCCGGCGAGCAGGCCAGCAACATCGGCCGCAATGCCGTGCTGTCCGCCGGCTGGCCGGTCACCGTGCCAGGCACGACGATCGAACGCCAGTGCGGCTCGAGCCAGCAGGCGATCCACTTCGCGGCAGCCACCGTCATCTCTGGCCAGAACGACCTCGTCGTCGCCGGCGGTGTCGAGAACATGACCCGCATCCCGCTCGGCACCGCCCGCCGCGGTGGGCCCGGCGACCCGTTCAGCGAGCAGCTGCTCGCCAGCGTCGGCGCCACCGAGCTGAACCAGGGCACCGGGGCTGAGATCCTCGCCAAGCGACACGATCTCAGCCGCCAGTGGCTCGACGAGCTGGCGCTGGAGTCGCACCAGCGGGCCGCCGCCGCGCAGGACGCCGGGCACTTCGTCGACGAGATCGTCGCGATCCAGACCGAGAACGGACTGTTCTCTGCGGATGAGGGCATCCGTCGCTCGTCGACGCTCGAGAAACTCGCCCAGCTCGATCCGGTCTTCGGGGAGGACGGCCGGATGACAGCGGGCAACTCCTCGCAGATCTCCGACGGCTCCAGCGCCGTGATCGTCACCACGAGCGAGAAGGCGCGCGAGCTCGGACTCACCCCGATGGTACGCATCCACTCCATCGCGGTCGTCGGCTCCGACCCGATCGCCATGCTCGACGCACCGGGACCTGCGACCCACAAGGTGCTCGCGCGCGCCGGGCTCAGCCTGGACGACATCGGCACCTTCGAGGTGAACGAGGCCTTCGCGAGCGTCGTGGGTGCCTGGTTCGCAGACACCGGCGCCTCTCGCGCGAAGGTCAACCCCGATGGCGGCGCGATCGCGCTCGGGCATCCGCTCGGCGGCTCAGGCGCGCGCATCGCGACGACGCTCGTGCATCGGATGCTGCGCGACGGCCACCGGTACGGCCTGCACACCATGTGCGAGGGCGGCGGCATGGCGAACGCCACGATCTACGAGAACTTGCGGGTGTGACGATGGGCGCTGACGCCGATATCGCAGAAGAAGCTGTGCTCGAGGAGACCCGCGACGGCATCCTCATCCTCACGCTCAACCGGCCACGTGCGAAGAACGCCATCGATCTCGTCACCGCGACCCACATCGCCGGCGCGCTGGACAGGTTCGACGCAGACCCGGCGCTGCGGGTGTGCGTCATCCACGGCGCCGGTGGCAGCTTCTGCGCCGGGATGGATCTGAAGGCCTTCGCAGCCGGACAGATCCCGATCATCGAAGGCCGAGGCTTCGCCGGAATCGTCGAGCAGCCGCCGCGCAAACCGGTGATCGCCGCCGTCGAGGGCTACGCACTCGGGGGAGGGTTCGAGATCGCGCTGGCGTGCGACCTGATCGTCGCAGGTTCCGACGCGAGGTTCGGCCTGCCCGAGGTCAGTCGCGGGATCACGGCGAACGGCGGGGGACTGCTGCGATTGCGCGAGCGGGTGCCGTACCACGTCGCGATGGAGCTGATCCTCACCGGTCGGATGCTGGGCGCCGCCGAGGCGGCTGAACTGCATCTGGTCAACAGGATGGTCGAGCCGGGGACAGCACTGGAGGGTGCGCTGGAACTCGCCGCCGCGATCGTGCGGAACGCGCCACTGGCGCTGCAGGTCTCCAAGGCCGTATTCACCCGATCAGCGGAGTGGCCGCTCGATGAGCGATTCGCCCGACAGCGCGAGGCGACGGCGGTGATCCGCGGGTCGAACGATGCCAAGGAGGGTGCGCGCGCCTTCGTCGAGAAGCGCGACCCGGTCTGGACCGGCAACTGAGCGCGTCGTCAGGTGCCGCGTGCTCAGGTGCGCAGCACCTGGTGCACGAACTGCACGGCCACGGATCCCTCGCCGACCGCTGAGGCGACGCGCTTGACGGACTGCGCCCGCACATCGCCGACGGCGAAGACCCCAGGCACACTCGTCTCGTACAGGAACGGGTCCCGCTCGCCCTCGGCCGTGCGGTAGCGGCGCTCGCCGAGAGCAGGCCCGGTGGAGATGAAGCCGCGCTCGTCACGGCCGATCTGGGCCGGCAGCCAGTCGGTGCGGGGGACAGCGCCGATGAAGACGAACATGCTCGACGCATCCAGCGACCACTCGGCGTCCTCGGCGACGCCGGCGACGGTGACACGCTCCAAGCGCTCATCGCCGTGCACTTCGCGCACCACCGTGCCGCACTGCACCGTGATGTTCGGGCGCGCCTCGATCTGGTCGACGAGGTAGCTCGACATCTTCGCTCCCAGATCGCCGGCGCGGCAGAGGATCGTCACCGAGCGGGCGTGCGCAGAGAAGAACACCGCGGCCTGGCCTGCCGAATTCGCGCCGCCGACGATGACGATGTCCTCGCCCTCGACAGTGTCGCGCTCGCTGAGAGCTGCGCCGTAGTAGATTCCGCGGCCCTCCAGCCGGTCGCTGCCCGGCACGTCAAGGCTGCGGTACGAGACGCCGCAGGCCAGGATCAGCGCGCCTGCGGTGATGCTCTGACCGTCCGACAGCTCGAGTGCGGGGTACGGACCCGACAGATCCAGAGCGGTGACGGCCGCCGGCGCCAGCACGTCGACCTCGAACCGCCGGGCTTGCGTCACTGCGCGCCGCGCCAGGTCAGCGCCGGCGATGCCGTTCGGGAAGCCGAGGTAGTTCTCGATCCGCGAGGACTGCCCGGCCTGCCCGCCGGGAACCAGCTGCTCGACGAGCACCGTGCGCAGCCCCTCGCTGGCGCCGTACACGGCCGCAGCGAGACCTGCAGGACCTGCACCGACGATCGCCAGGTCGAACGTCTCGCCGTCTGAACGCGTGCGGTGCCCGAGCGCCGCCGCCAGGGCCGCGACGTCTGGGGCAGCGAGCTGGATGCCCGATGGCGTGATCACCAACGGCAGAGCGCCCTCTCCGGCGGCGTCGCGCAGCATCCGCGCCTCAGCGCTGCTGTCGACATCGAGCCACAGCATCGGGATCTGATTCCGCTGCAGGTAGTCGCGGATCACATGCGTCGCCGGTGACCAGCGACTGCCGACCACTCGCGTGACGAGGTCTTCAGGCTGGTGGGCCGCGTGCCAGTCGAGCAGCAGGTCGTCGATGATCGGGAACAGCCGCTCCTCGGGAGGGTCCCATGGCTTGAGGATGTAATAGTCCAGGTGCAGCTCGTTGATCGCGCCGATCGCGACCTCGGTGTCGGCGTACGCGGTCAGCAGCACCGTGCGCACGCCGTCGAACAGCTCAGATGCTGCGCGCAGCACCTCGGTGCCGCTCACCTCCGGCATCCGCTGGTCGGAGATCACGACCGCCACCGCCTCGCCACGCAGCTTCAACTGCTGAAGAGCTGCGATCGCCTCAGCGCCGCCGCTCGCGGTGACCACGCGGTAGTCGCGCCCGTAGCGTCCGCGCAGGTCGGCGTGCACGGCGGTGAGCACGGCGGGGTCGTCGTCCACGGCGAGGATCGATGGGCGGCGGGCTGGTGCGTCGGTCATCGCGCACCCGCTTCCGTCGCAGCGACCTCGGCGTCGGTCGTCGCAGTGTCTGTCGCCTCGGGGCGTCGCAGCGGCAGATGCACCCGGAACACCGTGCGCCCCTGGTGCGAGTCGACGTCGATCGTGCCGCCGGAGCCGCGGATGATGTTGAACGAGATGTTCAGTCCGAGCCCGGTGCCGTGACCAGGACCCTTCGTCGTGAAGAACGGGTCGAAGACCTTGCCGACGATCTCGGGTGGGATGCCGGGGCCGTCGTCCTCGATCTCGACGAGCACCCCGTCGTCGGCCGAGCTGGTGCGGATCGTGAGATGCCCTGTGCCGTGCATGGCGTCGACCGCGTTGTCGATCAGGTTCGTCCAGACCTGATTCAGCTCGCTGCCGATCGCGTCGATGCGCGGCACGTCGGTGCCGTAGCGGCGATCTACCTCGATTCCTGCCCGCAGCTTGGCCTGCAGCATCACCAGGGTGTTGTCGAGACCCTCATGCACGTCGAGATCCTGCACTGGCGCGCGGTCCATGAAGCTGTAGCCCTTCAGCGCGTTCACGATCTGCGAGATCCGACTGGCGCCGTGCCCGATCTGCTCGAGCAGCTCGGCTGCCGAGTACGAGTGCGCGATCACCGTCAGCAGCGGCTGCAGCTGGGCGGGCTGCACCGACGCCGCCAGTTCATCCAGAGCGTCGGCGTGCAGGTCGAGCGCGGCCAGCGGCGCCGCCAACGTCCACCCGTCGGTCACACCGTGATCACCCAGCCACTGCTCGATCCGCTCTTCGCGATCGCTGCGCGTCAGCGGGTCCAGCGCTGTCGGCTCGGCCGCGCGCTGCGCGCCGGCGGCGATCAGCGCGGTCAGCCGCTCGGCATCCGCTTCGCTGAGGCCGATGCGGCCCAGTTCGGTGAAGCCGGCATAGGCGCGTGCGATGGCGTCGCGCAGCTGCACGGCTCCGCGATGCGCGGCGGATGCCGGATTGTTGAGCTCATGCGCCATGCCGGCGCTCAGCCGACCGAGGGTGGCGAGCTTCTCGCTGCGCACCAGGGCGGCCGTGCGCTCGGCGACCTCCTCCTCGAGCTGACGCTGATACGCGGCGGCCAGGGCCTCGGACCGCTTGCGGTCGCTGACATCGCGGAAGAAGGTGTGCGTCGCGATGTACACGCCATCGCGGAACCGACCCGTCGCGTTGCCCTCCACGGGGAACGTGTGGCCGTCCTTCGCGACGAAGGTGACCTCGACATGGTCGAAGGACTGGCCCGTCATCATCTGCCGGATCAGCAGCGAGCAGTGGTCGTGGTCCGCCTCGACGACGATGTCCATCAGGGTCAGACCTGGCAGCTCTTCCGGCGTGTAGCCGAGGTGCTCGTGCCACGCGCGGTTGACGAACGAGAAGTGTCCGTCGGGCGTGATCGACTGCACGATGTCGTGCGATGACTGGATCAGATCGGCGTAGCGCTGCTCGCTGTCGCCCATCGCCTGCTCGGCGAGATGCTCGGGAGTGAGGTCGCGGGCCACAGCGCGGTACGCCTGTTCGTCCGGGATGCCGATCGCCGTCCACGCCAGCCAGCGCGTGCTGCCGTCGCGGGCGACGAATCGCTGCTCGAAGTGACGGACGTCAGCGCCGTCGCGCAGATTCTGCAGCTGCTGTGCGGTCGCCACGGCGTCGTCGGGATGCATGAACTCCAGCAGCGGTCGGGAGGTCAGCTCTTCGCGTGAGTAGCCGAGCAGCTCAGGCCAGTCATCCGACAGTTCACGGAAGTATCCGTCGTATCCGGCCACGCACGCGAGATCCATGCTGAGATCCAGCAGGCGCGCGGCAACGGCGTCCGACCAGCGGTCGATCCCCAGCCGATGTGTGAACATCGTCGTCCTTCCCCACGGCTCTGGTCTCATCGTAGAGCGCGCGAAAGACCGGTGGGGTGTGTGCTGTGACGCCGTGTGACGCCTCGATTCAGAGCCTGGACGGCGCGCACGTAACGTTTCAGAGTCCCCCACGAGAGGAAACGGAAACACCATGTCCCGTCGCATCAGCACCTTCGCGGCCGCAGCAGCAGCGGCCGCCCTCATCGCCTCCCTCGCAGGCTGTGCCTCGTCGCCCGCCGCGGATGGCGGCGCCGACGCACCGTCGGGTGAGAACGACGTCGTCCGCATCGGCGTCGTCGGCAAGAGCGACCCGCAGTGGCCCGCATTCGTCGAGGCCGCGGCAGCAGAGGGCATCGATGTCGAGCTCATCGACTTCGCCTCGTATGAGCAGCCCAACCCGGCCCTCACCGAGGGCGAGCTCGACCTGAACCAGTTCCAGCACATCGTCTACCTGGCCGACTACAACGTCGCCTCCGGCGAGGACCTCACGCCGATCGGCTCGACCGGCATCTACCCGCTCGGCCTGTACTCGCAGAAGGTCGACGATGTGAAGGACATCAAGAAGGGCGAGACGGTGCTCGTGCCCGACGACGTGTCGAACCAGGCACGCGCTCTGCTCGTGCTGCAGTCGGCGGGGCTCATCGAGCTCAAGAGCGGTGGCACGATCTTCTCCGACCTCTCCGACATCGACGAGGCGAAGTCCAAGGTCAAGGTCACGGCTCTCGAAGCCGCGCTGATCCCGAACTCGCTGCCCGACGCGGCCGCCGCGATCATCAACAACGACTTCGTCACGCAGGCCGGCCTGAAGTTCGAGGACGCCATCGCGCAGGACGACCCGTCCGACCCGAACGCACTGCCGTACGTCAACATCTTCGCGGCACCCGCCGATCAGAAGGACAACGAGACGTACCTGAAGCTCGTCGAGATCTTCCAGACCGACGAGGCGGTGCAGAAGGGCCTCGCCGAGGCATCCGGCAACACGATCGTCCCGCTGCAGACGCCTGTCGCCGACCTCGAGGCCTCGCTCGCGAAGGTCGAGAAGGACACCGCTGCACAGGGCTGAGCCAGGCCCTCAGCAGACTGCGAGAGAATCGGGCGGTGCGCATTCGCGCCGCCCGATTCCCGCGTTCGCAGCCAGCCCGCTCACAGAGAGATCAACCATGCCCATCGTGACCCTCACAGACGTCACGAAGATGTACCCTCCTGCCGCCAAAGGCGCAGGCCCCGTCACCGCGGTCGACGGGGTCACCCTCGACATCGAGCGCGGAGACGTCTTCGGCATCATCGGATACTCGGGAGCAGGCAAGTCGACGCTCGTGCGGCTCATCAACGCCCTCGAGCCGACGACCAGCGGCTCGATCCTCGTCGACGGCGTCGACATCACGACG from Microbacterium sp. H1-D42 carries:
- a CDS encoding crotonase/enoyl-CoA hydratase family protein, producing MGADADIAEEAVLEETRDGILILTLNRPRAKNAIDLVTATHIAGALDRFDADPALRVCVIHGAGGSFCAGMDLKAFAAGQIPIIEGRGFAGIVEQPPRKPVIAAVEGYALGGGFEIALACDLIVAGSDARFGLPEVSRGITANGGGLLRLRERVPYHVAMELILTGRMLGAAEAAELHLVNRMVEPGTALEGALELAAAIVRNAPLALQVSKAVFTRSAEWPLDERFARQREATAVIRGSNDAKEGARAFVEKRDPVWTGN
- a CDS encoding CoA transferase, whose product is MSAQPLQGVRVIDFGQFIAAPAATQMLADMGAEVIKIESPSGDAARSIGVHGEAMINAFNRGKRSIVLDLKSDEGLDIAKRLIASADIVVQNMRPGVMASFGLDGPTLLAAHPHLVYAGISAFGTTGPSKMRAGLDITAQAESGLMHMTGEPDRDPQKVGAQIVDAATAYAAAAAVLGAYISRLRTGRGDIVETSLLEVAMHMQAPMIGAFLANGVEPKRVGSGQPTVAPAADIITTADGAFILSAYSQAHFARLCTLIDRADMIDDERFATNGARVRNRPALLSELRHAFAAHTTSSALELLTSNGLVAGRISTYTDLTHSDDVKATGILIDTHGALGAIGTVGTPYSIGTASPRSSAGAPALGEHTAEILAELGVSLADAPELSIVGASAPVAAK
- a CDS encoding SDR family NAD(P)-dependent oxidoreductase, which translates into the protein MRIANIHVVVTGGASGLGLATVERLHRSGATVTIFDLPGSAGAEVVERLGERVRFAAVDITDEQQVATAFEDAAAASPLRGLVHCAGRGKPMRILDRDGNAAAMGDFAGVVELNVMGTFNVLRFAAQHMAKNEPLDGDRGVVVLTASVAAYEGQIGQINYAASKAAIVGMTLPAARDLAKVGIRVCTIAPGTFATPLLLNAGRPDIVDALAASIPHPSRLGDPDEFASLAEHIISNGMLNGETIRIDGAIRMAPR
- a CDS encoding PAS domain S-box protein — translated: MFTHRLGIDRWSDAVAARLLDLSMDLACVAGYDGYFRELSDDWPELLGYSREELTSRPLLEFMHPDDAVATAQQLQNLRDGADVRHFEQRFVARDGSTRWLAWTAIGIPDEQAYRAVARDLTPEHLAEQAMGDSEQRYADLIQSSHDIVQSITPDGHFSFVNRAWHEHLGYTPEELPGLTLMDIVVEADHDHCSLLIRQMMTGQSFDHVEVTFVAKDGHTFPVEGNATGRFRDGVYIATHTFFRDVSDRKRSEALAAAYQRQLEEEVAERTAALVRSEKLATLGRLSAGMAHELNNPASAAHRGAVQLRDAIARAYAGFTELGRIGLSEADAERLTALIAAGAQRAAEPTALDPLTRSDREERIEQWLGDHGVTDGWTLAAPLAALDLHADALDELAASVQPAQLQPLLTVIAHSYSAAELLEQIGHGASRISQIVNALKGYSFMDRAPVQDLDVHEGLDNTLVMLQAKLRAGIEVDRRYGTDVPRIDAIGSELNQVWTNLIDNAVDAMHGTGHLTIRTSSADDGVLVEIEDDGPGIPPEIVGKVFDPFFTTKGPGHGTGLGLNISFNIIRGSGGTIDVDSHQGRTVFRVHLPLRRPEATDTATTDAEVAATEAGAR
- a CDS encoding MetQ/NlpA family ABC transporter substrate-binding protein, with translation MSRRISTFAAAAAAAALIASLAGCASSPAADGGADAPSGENDVVRIGVVGKSDPQWPAFVEAAAAEGIDVELIDFASYEQPNPALTEGELDLNQFQHIVYLADYNVASGEDLTPIGSTGIYPLGLYSQKVDDVKDIKKGETVLVPDDVSNQARALLVLQSAGLIELKSGGTIFSDLSDIDEAKSKVKVTALEAALIPNSLPDAAAAIINNDFVTQAGLKFEDAIAQDDPSDPNALPYVNIFAAPADQKDNETYLKLVEIFQTDEAVQKGLAEASGNTIVPLQTPVADLEASLAKVEKDTAAQG
- a CDS encoding thiolase family protein, which translates into the protein MRDAVIAMAVRSPIGRRKGSLAGIHSVDLSAAVLNAIVEKAGIDPGTVDDVMWGCVGQAGEQASNIGRNAVLSAGWPVTVPGTTIERQCGSSQQAIHFAAATVISGQNDLVVAGGVENMTRIPLGTARRGGPGDPFSEQLLASVGATELNQGTGAEILAKRHDLSRQWLDELALESHQRAAAAQDAGHFVDEIVAIQTENGLFSADEGIRRSSTLEKLAQLDPVFGEDGRMTAGNSSQISDGSSAVIVTTSEKARELGLTPMVRIHSIAVVGSDPIAMLDAPGPATHKVLARAGLSLDDIGTFEVNEAFASVVGAWFADTGASRAKVNPDGGAIALGHPLGGSGARIATTLVHRMLRDGHRYGLHTMCEGGGMANATIYENLRV
- a CDS encoding acyl-CoA dehydrogenase family protein; amino-acid sequence: MQRTIFNEDHDAFRDAVRDFMRSEVVPHIDDWEKAGAVPREVFEKTAELGINGLQIPEEFGGGGMDSFLFNMIAFEEIGYAAASLGGLQVHLNTVLPYFLEYCNDEQRQRWFPGFADGSLIASIAMTEPGTGSDLAGMKTTAVRDGDDFILNGSKTFITGGINADLVIVAARTAHSDTDRRHGLTLLVVEDGMPGFERGRNLEKLGLKSSDTAELSFQDVRVPAANVLGEVDKGFSMLGNNLSQERLSIAITAQATATAAHRLTIDYVNERLVFGKPVAHFQNTKFVLADIATQLQAGQSMIDQAVLALDDGTLTPADAAMVKLFVTEAQGKIVDQCLQLHGGYGYMREYAIARLYADARVSRIFGGTNEVMKVVIAKSLGL
- a CDS encoding FAD-dependent oxidoreductase, which codes for MTDAPARRPSILAVDDDPAVLTAVHADLRGRYGRDYRVVTASGGAEAIAALQQLKLRGEAVAVVISDQRMPEVSGTEVLRAASELFDGVRTVLLTAYADTEVAIGAINELHLDYYILKPWDPPEERLFPIIDDLLLDWHAAHQPEDLVTRVVGSRWSPATHVIRDYLQRNQIPMLWLDVDSSAEARMLRDAAGEGALPLVITPSGIQLAAPDVAALAAALGHRTRSDGETFDLAIVGAGPAGLAAAVYGASEGLRTVLVEQLVPGGQAGQSSRIENYLGFPNGIAGADLARRAVTQARRFEVDVLAPAAVTALDLSGPYPALELSDGQSITAGALILACGVSYRSLDVPGSDRLEGRGIYYGAALSERDTVEGEDIVIVGGANSAGQAAVFFSAHARSVTILCRAGDLGAKMSSYLVDQIEARPNITVQCGTVVREVHGDERLERVTVAGVAEDAEWSLDASSMFVFIGAVPRTDWLPAQIGRDERGFISTGPALGERRYRTAEGERDPFLYETSVPGVFAVGDVRAQSVKRVASAVGEGSVAVQFVHQVLRT